GTCCGTGGTGCGGAAGTAGAACTGCGGGCGATAGCCGTTGAAGAACGGGGTATGACGACCACCCTCGTCCTTGCTCAGCACATACACCTCACACTCGAACTTGGTGTGCGGGGTGATGGAACCCGGCTTCGACAGAACCTGGCCACGCTCAACGTCGTCACGCTTGGTGCCGCGCAGCAGCACGCCCACGTTGTCGCCCGCCATGCCCTGGTCCAGCAGCTTGCGGAACATCTCAACGCCGGTCACGGTGGTCTTGGTGGTCTCGCGGATACCCACGATTTCCACTTCGTCACCCACGTTCACCACGCCGCGCTCGATACGGCCCGTCACCACGGTGCCGCGGCCGGAAATGGAGAACACGTCTTCCACCGGCATCAGGAAGGTGCCGTCAATGGCACGCTCCGGCTCCGGAATGAACTCGTCCAGGGCGTCCAGCAGCTTGTTGATGGCCGGAATGCCGATGTCGGACTCGTCACCTTCCAGCGCCTTCAGCGCGGAACCGGTGATGATCGGGGTGTCGTCGCCAGGGAAGTCGTACTCGCTCAGAAGCTCGCGAACTTCCATCTCCACCAGCTCCAGAAGCTCGGCGTCATCCACCATGTCCGCCTTGTTCAGGAACACCAGAATCGCCGGCACGCCAACCTGACGGCTCAGCAGAATGTGCTCACGGGTCTGGGGCATGGGGCCGTCGGCCGCGCTCACCACCAGAATCGCACCGTCCATCTGCGCCGCACCCGTGATCATGTTCTTCACATAGTCAGCGTGGCCCGGGCAGTCAACGTGGGCGTAGTGACGCGCGTTGGACTCGTACTCCACGTGCGCGGTGGCAATGGTAATACCGCGCTCACGCTCTTCCGGTGCATTGTCAATATCACCGTAGTCGCGGAATTCGCCACCGTGGGAAGCACCCGCCACTTTCGTCAGCGCCGCCGTCAGCGTCGTCTTGCCATGGTCAACGTGACCAATCGTTCCAACGTTTACATGCGGCTTTGTTCTTTCAAACTTTTCCTTGGACACGGTTACACCTCAGCTTTGATTCAATGATTAAAAAACTACCTGATTCAGGAAGCCTTCTTGATCAGTTCGTCGGCCACACTGGAGGGAGCCTCGGAATAATGCGAGAACTCCATGGTGTAGCTGGCACGACCCTGGGTAGCCGAGCGCAGGTCGGTGGCGTAGCCGAACATCTCGGACAACGGCACTTCGGCCCGCAGCAGCTTGCCGGCCGGCACGTCTTCCATGGCCTTGACCGTGCCACGGCGACGGCTCATGTCGCCCATCACGTCACCCATGTAATCCTCGGGGGTGACGACCTCGACCTTCATCATCGGCTCAAGCAATACCGGATCGGCCTTGCGGGCGCCTTCCTTGAAGCCCATGGAGCCGGCGATCTTGAAGGCCATCTCGTTGGAGTCCACATCGTGGTAGGAGCCGTCATACAGGGTCACCTTGACGTCAACCACCGGATAACCGGCAATCACGCCATTTTCCATCTGCTCCTGGATACCCTTGTCCACGGACGGGATGTATTCCTTCGGAACCACACCACCCACGATGGAGTTGACGAACTCGTAACCGGCACCGGCCTCCTGGGGCTCGATGCGCAGGTGCACGTGACCATACTGACCACGACCACCGGACTGACGGACGAACTTGCCCTCCTGCTCCACCGACTTGCGAATGGTTTCGCGGTAGGCCACCTGGGGGTTACCCACGTTGGCTTCCACCTTGAACTCGCGCAGCATGCGGTCAACGATGATGTCCAGATGCAGCTCGCCCATCCCGGAAATGATGGTCTGACCGGACTCCTCGTCGGTACGCACCCGGAAGGACGGGTCTTCCTGGGCCAGCTTCTGCAGCGCCACACCCATCTTTTCCTGGTCGGCCTTGGACTTGGGCTCCACGGCAACGGCGATCACCGGCTCCGGGAACTCCATCCGCTCCAGCGTGATGACCTCATCCTTGCTGCAGAGCGTGTCACCGGTGGTCACTTCCTTGAGGCCCACGGCGGCGGCGATATCACCGGCACGTACTTCCTTGATCTCTTCCCGGTTGTTGGAGTGCATCTGCAGCAGACGGCCGATGCGCTCACGCTTGCCCTTGACCGGGTTGTAGACCTGGTCGCCGGAATTCAGCACGCCGGAGTAGCAACGGAAGAAGGTCAGATTGCCCACGAACGGATCGGTGGCAATCTTGAAGGCCAGCGCAGAGAAAGGCTCGTCGTCACGCGGGTGGCGCTTGGCCGGGGTGTCCTTGCCATCGTCCAGGATGCCTTCCACGGGCGGCACGTCCACCGGCGAGGGCATGAACTCGATCACGGCATCCAGCAGGGCCTGCACGCCCTTGTTCTTGAAGGCGGTACCACACAGGGCCAGGATGATCTCGTTGTTGATGGTGCGGGCACGCAGGCCAGCGCGAATCTCGTCGCTGGTCAGCTCGCCACCTTCCAGGTACTTCTCCATCAGCTCTTCGGAGCCCTCGGCAGCCGCCTCGACCATCTGCTCCCGATACTTGTCGGCCTCGGCCTTCAGGTTGTCGGGAATCTCGTCCGCCTTGTAGGTGGTGCCCATGTTGTCCTCATCCCAGTAAATCGCTTTCATGCGGATGAGATCAATGACACCGGCGAAGTCTTCTTCGGCGCCGATGGGCAGCTGAATCGGAACAGGGGTCGCACCCAGGCGGGTCTTGATCTGCTCGACCACGCGCAGGAAGTTGGCACCGGCACGGTCCATCTTGTTGACGAAGGCCATGCGGGGCACTTCGTACTTGTTGGCCTGACGCCAGACCGTTTCGGACTGGGGCTCGACACCGCCAACGGCACAGAAGACCGCGACCGCACCGTCCAGCACGCGCAGGGAGCGCTCCACCTCGATGGTGAAGTCCACGTGACCGGGCGTATCAATGATGTTGATACGGTGCTGGTCATACTGCTGGTCCATGCCCTGCCAGAACGTGGTGGTCGCAGCAGAGGTAATGGTGATACCACGCTCCTGCTCCTGCTCCATCCAGTCCATCACGGCAGCACCTTCGTGCACTTCCCCGATCTTGTGGGAAATGCCGGTGTAGAACAGGATGCGCTCAGTGGTGGTGGTCTTACCGGCATCGATGTGCGCCATGATGCCGATATTCCGATAGCGCTCAATTGGGGTCTTGCGTGGCACGGGTAGAACCTCTACGTATCAGTCTTCGTGAATTTACCAGCGGAAATGGGAGAAGGCCTTGTTGGCCTCTGCCATGCGATGCACGTCTTCCCGCTTGCGAACCGCAGCACCGCGGTTCTCGCTTGCCTCAAGAAGCTCACCGGCCAGGCGCTCATCCATGGATTTCTCACTGCGGGCGCGGGCGGCGTCGATGGTCCAGCGCATGGCCAGGGCCATCTGGCGCACCGGACGCACTTCCACGGGCACCTGATAGGTGGCACCACCCACGCGGCGGGACTTCACCTCCACCATGGGGCGGACGTTTTCCAACGCTTTTTCCAGCAGTTCGAGGGCATCCGCACCCTTCTTTTCCTGAACATGATCCAGCGCGCCATAGACCACACGCTCGGCGACGGACTTCTTGCCATCAACCATGACCATGTTGACGAACTTCGCCAGCAGTTCGCTGCTGAACTTCGGATCCGGGAGGACCTGGCGCTTCGGAACTTCTCTTCTTCTCGGCATGACTTGTTACCCGATTCTCTTGATTAGGTGCTGGATCAGGACTTCGGCTTCTTGGCGCCGTACTTGGAACGACCCTGACGGCGATCGTTGACGCCGGCGCAGTCCAGGGCACCGCGCACGGTGTGATAACGCACACCCGGCAGGTCCTTCACTCGGCCGCCACGAATCAGGACCACGGAGTGCTCCTGAAGGTTGTGACCCTCGCCACCGATGTAGCTACTGACTTCGTAGCCATTGGTGAGACGGACACGGGCGACTTTCCGCAGGGCGGAGTTCGGCTTCTTCGGCGTGGTCGTGTACACGCGGGTGCAGACACCGCGTTTCTGCGGCGAGGCCTGCAGGGCAGGCACGTCGCTCTTCTCGACCGGCCGACGCCGGGGCTTGCGCACAAGCTGGTTGATGGTCGTCATACGATTTCTCTCTTTGACCGTATCTTGCCCGGGGCCTTGCAGGCTCCCGGCTGAAATACAAAAACGTCCGCGCAGAAGCTGGCCCCGCGGCCAACTCCCGTCACGGCTTCACCGGCTCCGAACCGGCCCGGATACAGCGAAACCGGTTTGGAGTCAAAGACCCCCGCCGTGGGCGGGGGCCATGGAATTCCGAGTTAAGGGCGGGAATTCTAAGGAGAGCGGGCAGCCCTGTCAAGCA
The genomic region above belongs to Natronospira bacteriovora and contains:
- the rpsL gene encoding 30S ribosomal protein S12, with the translated sequence MTTINQLVRKPRRRPVEKSDVPALQASPQKRGVCTRVYTTTPKKPNSALRKVARVRLTNGYEVSSYIGGEGHNLQEHSVVLIRGGRVKDLPGVRYHTVRGALDCAGVNDRRQGRSKYGAKKPKS
- the fusA gene encoding elongation factor G, which translates into the protein MPRKTPIERYRNIGIMAHIDAGKTTTTERILFYTGISHKIGEVHEGAAVMDWMEQEQERGITITSAATTTFWQGMDQQYDQHRINIIDTPGHVDFTIEVERSLRVLDGAVAVFCAVGGVEPQSETVWRQANKYEVPRMAFVNKMDRAGANFLRVVEQIKTRLGATPVPIQLPIGAEEDFAGVIDLIRMKAIYWDEDNMGTTYKADEIPDNLKAEADKYREQMVEAAAEGSEELMEKYLEGGELTSDEIRAGLRARTINNEIILALCGTAFKNKGVQALLDAVIEFMPSPVDVPPVEGILDDGKDTPAKRHPRDDEPFSALAFKIATDPFVGNLTFFRCYSGVLNSGDQVYNPVKGKRERIGRLLQMHSNNREEIKEVRAGDIAAAVGLKEVTTGDTLCSKDEVITLERMEFPEPVIAVAVEPKSKADQEKMGVALQKLAQEDPSFRVRTDEESGQTIISGMGELHLDIIVDRMLREFKVEANVGNPQVAYRETIRKSVEQEGKFVRQSGGRGQYGHVHLRIEPQEAGAGYEFVNSIVGGVVPKEYIPSVDKGIQEQMENGVIAGYPVVDVKVTLYDGSYHDVDSNEMAFKIAGSMGFKEGARKADPVLLEPMMKVEVVTPEDYMGDVMGDMSRRRGTVKAMEDVPAGKLLRAEVPLSEMFGYATDLRSATQGRASYTMEFSHYSEAPSSVADELIKKAS
- the rpsG gene encoding 30S ribosomal protein S7; the protein is MPRRREVPKRQVLPDPKFSSELLAKFVNMVMVDGKKSVAERVVYGALDHVQEKKGADALELLEKALENVRPMVEVKSRRVGGATYQVPVEVRPVRQMALAMRWTIDAARARSEKSMDERLAGELLEASENRGAAVRKREDVHRMAEANKAFSHFRW
- the tuf gene encoding elongation factor Tu: MSKEKFERTKPHVNVGTIGHVDHGKTTLTAALTKVAGASHGGEFRDYGDIDNAPEERERGITIATAHVEYESNARHYAHVDCPGHADYVKNMITGAAQMDGAILVVSAADGPMPQTREHILLSRQVGVPAILVFLNKADMVDDAELLELVEMEVRELLSEYDFPGDDTPIITGSALKALEGDESDIGIPAINKLLDALDEFIPEPERAIDGTFLMPVEDVFSISGRGTVVTGRIERGVVNVGDEVEIVGIRETTKTTVTGVEMFRKLLDQGMAGDNVGVLLRGTKRDDVERGQVLSKPGSITPHTKFECEVYVLSKDEGGRHTPFFNGYRPQFYFRTTDVTGACELPSGTEMVMPGDNVKMTVTLIAPIAMEDGLRFAIREGGRTVGAGVVSKIID